One Methanolobus sp. WCC4 DNA segment encodes these proteins:
- a CDS encoding cupin domain-containing protein, which yields MMIKTSCGDIEAYITKDGSTIRELMHPQVHGNSAQSIAEATVPAGASTLLHRHDITEEIYHILSGSGLLTLDDEYIEVKEGDSICIHPGMSHNIRNTGTEELRILCCCSPAYSHDDTEILE from the coding sequence ATGATGATAAAGACTTCCTGCGGGGATATTGAAGCTTACATTACCAAAGATGGTTCGACCATCAGGGAACTGATGCACCCGCAGGTACATGGTAACTCAGCACAGAGCATCGCTGAAGCTACTGTTCCTGCAGGAGCTTCCACTCTTTTACACCGGCACGATATCACAGAGGAGATATACCATATACTTTCAGGTTCCGGTCTTTTGACACTGGATGATGAGTACATCGAGGTCAAAGAAGGCGATTCCATCTGTATCCATCCGGGAATGTCCCACAATATCAGGAATACAGGAACTGAAGAACTCAGGATATTGTGTTGCTGTTCTCCTGCATACTCACATGATGACACTGAGATCCTTGAATGA
- a CDS encoding tripartite tricarboxylate transporter permease, with protein sequence MSVLTDVPLWIFLVSVIAGYLLGVISGLVPGIHTNNFALILLAFSPFLSDRGLPVVCIAAMILANSISHTFHDIIPSIFLGAPGEDTALAVLPGHTLLLEGQGSQAIRLSALGSAGSVVMSLLTVIPLSFLFVKGYQVIQDNMAYILILVALVMIMTEKGEYLQGEGRIKVWRKRTFALLLFGMSGLLGIFAFRMESLSHPLTGWSEGSILLPLLSGLFGASQLIISLFSDPAIPTQYDSRPDLERSRILRGIATGSIFGSIVAWLPGVSSSIATVFARIFVREKPDSKNVMQDDEVFLASSKEFIVSISGVNTSNAIFGLMALAFIGRTRSGAMVAIDELMGGITLELSMVVLFLCAILLTSLLSYFSTIYLGDNVHRMLEKIDYPKICYGIILFLAAMVLLSTGLFGLLIFIIAIPIGMLAPFLGVKKSHCMGVILLPVILYFIYRSFKDLSVIM encoded by the coding sequence ATGAGTGTTCTTACAGATGTTCCCCTGTGGATATTTCTGGTATCGGTAATAGCGGGATACCTTCTTGGTGTGATCTCCGGCCTTGTTCCGGGGATCCATACCAACAATTTCGCACTCATATTGCTTGCGTTCTCCCCTTTCCTTTCCGACAGGGGATTACCAGTGGTCTGCATAGCGGCAATGATACTGGCAAATAGTATCTCTCACACATTCCACGATATCATTCCATCAATATTCCTGGGTGCACCCGGTGAGGATACAGCTCTTGCAGTCCTTCCCGGCCACACCCTGCTGCTTGAAGGTCAGGGTTCACAGGCTATCCGTCTTTCAGCCCTGGGAAGTGCCGGTTCAGTGGTCATGTCACTTCTGACAGTGATCCCACTTTCATTCCTCTTTGTGAAGGGTTATCAGGTCATTCAGGATAACATGGCATACATCCTCATCCTTGTCGCTCTTGTGATGATCATGACAGAGAAAGGTGAATACCTTCAAGGGGAAGGAAGGATAAAAGTGTGGAGAAAAAGAACCTTTGCACTTCTTCTTTTTGGGATGAGCGGTCTGCTGGGTATCTTTGCATTCAGGATGGAATCCCTTTCTCATCCGCTAACAGGCTGGTCAGAGGGTTCAATACTGCTTCCACTGTTAAGCGGACTCTTTGGTGCTTCCCAGCTCATAATAAGCCTGTTCTCTGACCCAGCTATCCCCACACAGTATGATTCAAGACCGGACCTTGAAAGAAGCAGGATTCTCAGGGGCATTGCAACCGGGAGTATATTCGGTTCCATAGTGGCATGGTTACCTGGAGTATCCTCATCTATAGCAACGGTCTTTGCACGCATTTTCGTAAGAGAGAAACCAGATTCAAAGAATGTAATGCAGGATGATGAGGTTTTCCTGGCTTCCTCGAAGGAGTTCATTGTCTCAATATCAGGTGTCAATACCAGTAATGCAATATTCGGATTGATGGCACTGGCTTTCATCGGCAGGACAAGGAGTGGCGCCATGGTTGCCATAGATGAGCTAATGGGTGGCATCACTCTTGAGCTATCAATGGTGGTGCTCTTTTTGTGTGCTATCCTGCTGACATCCCTTTTGTCGTATTTCTCAACGATCTATCTGGGTGATAACGTCCACCGCATGTTGGAAAAAATAGATTATCCCAAAATTTGCTATGGGATCATCTTATTCCTTGCAGCTATGGTATTGCTATCAACAGGACTTTTTGGTTTGCTCATCTTCATCATAGCTATTCCCATTGGGATGCTCGCTCCGTTCCTGGGAGTGAAAAAGAGCCATTGCATGGGTGTGATACTGTTGCCTGTTATCCTGTACTTTATCTATAGGTCATTCAAGGATCTCAGTGTCATCATGTGA
- a CDS encoding TIGR00269 family protein — MDTTTTKCSKCNNNAIIFQKYSGMHLCRKHFINDVERKIKLTIRKHYSVKRNEVIAVGLSGGKDSSTTLYILHQIFGKRPDVELVGISIDEGIEGYRPDTIQSAKELTEKLGVRHIIRSFREEYDTTMDEIAPQQREKGACSYCGVLRKSLLNKIALEIGATKLAIGHNLDDEAQTLLMNHLKGDVSRMVRLAPPKELEGLILRMKPLRHIPEKEVALYAYLHDLPLGFGGCPYAHEAMRGEIRVILNDLEVKHPGTKYALLSGFDKISGILGREFPQEGLSSCSICGQACTENVCQACKLLKRDQ; from the coding sequence ATGGATACCACAACGACCAAATGCAGTAAATGTAACAATAACGCGATCATTTTTCAGAAATACTCAGGTATGCACCTTTGCAGGAAGCATTTCATAAATGACGTTGAACGTAAGATCAAACTTACGATCAGGAAACATTACAGCGTCAAAAGGAATGAGGTCATTGCAGTGGGCCTGAGCGGTGGTAAGGACAGCAGTACCACCCTTTACATATTACACCAGATATTTGGAAAAAGACCTGACGTCGAACTTGTGGGTATCTCCATCGATGAAGGCATAGAAGGATACCGTCCTGACACCATACAGTCAGCAAAGGAGCTCACCGAGAAACTGGGTGTCAGACATATAATACGCTCTTTCAGGGAAGAATATGACACCACCATGGATGAGATAGCACCCCAGCAGAGGGAGAAAGGAGCATGCAGCTATTGTGGTGTACTCAGGAAATCACTTCTCAATAAGATAGCCCTTGAGATCGGTGCAACGAAACTGGCAATAGGGCACAATCTTGACGATGAGGCACAGACACTCCTGATGAACCACCTTAAAGGCGACGTTTCACGTATGGTAAGACTTGCCCCTCCTAAAGAACTTGAAGGACTTATACTGAGGATGAAGCCTCTCAGACACATTCCTGAAAAAGAGGTTGCACTCTACGCATACCTTCATGACCTGCCATTGGGCTTTGGTGGATGTCCGTATGCCCATGAGGCAATGAGAGGTGAGATAAGGGTCATACTCAATGATCTTGAGGTGAAACATCCCGGAACCAAATATGCCCTGCTTAGTGGTTTTGATAAGATATCCGGCATACTTGGACGTGAATTCCCGCAGGAAGGACTTTCCAGTTGCAGCATCTGCGGACAGGCATGTACAGAGAACGTATGCCAGGCCTGCAAGCTACTTAAAAGGGATCAGTAG
- a CDS encoding PLDc N-terminal domain-containing protein has product MSMLANIWGLIALASVIWVIYDVLTQNKGLDTVKKVLWILVALIFGVLGAIAYYFLGKK; this is encoded by the coding sequence ATGTCAATGTTAGCAAACATATGGGGCTTGATCGCACTTGCATCCGTTATCTGGGTTATATACGATGTACTGACTCAGAACAAAGGTTTGGATACAGTTAAGAAAGTACTCTGGATACTTGTAGCACTTATATTTGGTGTTCTGGGCGCTATAGCATATTATTTCCTTGGCAAGAAGTAA
- a CDS encoding sodium-translocating pyrophosphatase has protein sequence MESFESLIYLAPLAGLISLLFAGIFARGVLKEDAGTKEMQEIAGAVQEGAMAYLNRQYKTIAVVAVILAALILALLDDGAKIAIGFLAGAISSAAAGYVGMNVSVRANVRTASAASKGLQKAMSVAFRGGAVTGLAVVGLALLGTSGFYILYGDVDLVVGFGFGASLISLFARVGGGIFTKAADVGADLVGKVEAGIPEDDPRNAGVIADNVGDNVGDCAGMGADLFETYVVTVLASMLLGSLIIDTFPNAILYPLILGSVAIFASIISVFFVKVGSDGKIMKALYKGVAVSAILSIVAFYFVTQFLGMSMSFFYASIVGIAIMVLMVVFTEYYTSTSFRPVKSIAAASETGAGTNVISGLAIGFESTALPLLIIIAGILASYFVVGGAASPAIGLYGIAIAAAAMLSTTGMIVALDSYGPITDNAGGIAEMAGMPSNVRKITDALDAVGNTTKAVTKGYAIGSAALGALALFADYTHKVNLGAGSLSLDNPIVLVGLLIGGLLPFLFTAVTMKAVGKAAFAIVNEVRRQFREIPGIMEGTAKPEYGKCVDIVTAAAIREMAIPGALAIIVPLIVGVVLGPEALGGLLIGIIVAGLLLAMTMNNGGGAWDNAKKLIEDGEHGGKGSEAHKAAVVGDTVGDPFKDTSGPALNALIKVVNMIAILFSSLFIGAGIF, from the coding sequence ATGGAATCTTTTGAATCTTTAATTTATCTTGCCCCTCTTGCTGGTCTTATTAGTTTGTTATTTGCTGGTATCTTTGCGCGCGGTGTCCTTAAAGAGGATGCTGGTACCAAGGAGATGCAGGAAATAGCAGGTGCTGTCCAGGAAGGTGCGATGGCATATTTGAATCGTCAGTATAAAACAATAGCAGTTGTGGCTGTTATTCTCGCAGCGCTTATCTTAGCTCTCCTTGATGACGGAGCTAAGATAGCTATCGGTTTCCTTGCTGGTGCTATAAGCTCTGCAGCAGCAGGTTACGTTGGTATGAATGTGTCCGTAAGGGCTAATGTCAGAACCGCAAGTGCAGCATCAAAAGGATTGCAGAAGGCAATGTCCGTTGCATTCCGCGGTGGAGCTGTCACAGGTCTTGCTGTGGTAGGTCTTGCACTTCTCGGTACAAGTGGTTTCTACATCCTTTACGGTGATGTGGACCTTGTAGTCGGATTCGGTTTCGGTGCAAGTCTTATCAGTCTCTTCGCAAGGGTTGGCGGTGGAATATTCACCAAGGCAGCCGATGTAGGAGCAGACCTTGTAGGTAAGGTAGAGGCAGGTATCCCTGAAGATGATCCACGTAATGCAGGTGTTATCGCTGACAACGTAGGTGACAATGTAGGTGACTGTGCCGGAATGGGTGCTGACCTCTTCGAAACATACGTAGTTACAGTTCTCGCATCAATGCTTCTCGGATCACTCATCATTGATACATTCCCTAACGCAATTCTTTACCCACTCATTCTTGGTTCAGTCGCGATCTTTGCTTCCATTATTTCTGTCTTCTTCGTGAAGGTAGGCAGCGATGGAAAGATCATGAAAGCTCTTTACAAGGGTGTTGCAGTCTCTGCTATTCTGAGTATCGTTGCATTCTACTTCGTGACTCAGTTCCTTGGAATGAGCATGAGCTTCTTCTACGCATCGATCGTAGGTATTGCCATCATGGTTCTTATGGTGGTGTTCACAGAATATTATACTTCAACTTCATTCCGTCCTGTAAAGTCGATCGCAGCAGCATCCGAAACAGGCGCAGGTACAAACGTAATTTCCGGTCTTGCAATTGGTTTTGAGAGTACCGCACTTCCACTTTTGATAATCATTGCAGGTATTCTTGCATCCTATTTCGTTGTAGGCGGAGCAGCAAGTCCTGCTATCGGTCTTTACGGTATTGCCATCGCAGCAGCAGCAATGCTCTCAACAACCGGTATGATCGTAGCTCTTGACTCATATGGCCCTATCACTGACAATGCCGGTGGTATCGCAGAAATGGCAGGCATGCCTTCCAACGTGCGTAAGATCACCGATGCACTTGATGCAGTAGGTAACACCACAAAGGCTGTCACAAAGGGATATGCAATAGGTTCAGCAGCACTTGGTGCACTGGCACTCTTTGCAGACTATACTCACAAAGTGAACCTCGGAGCAGGCTCACTCAGCCTTGACAACCCAATTGTTCTTGTCGGCCTTCTTATTGGTGGTCTCCTTCCGTTCCTGTTCACTGCAGTTACCATGAAGGCAGTCGGTAAGGCAGCATTCGCTATTGTAAACGAAGTTCGCCGCCAGTTCAGGGAAATTCCTGGTATCATGGAAGGTACAGCAAAGCCTGAATACGGCAAGTGTGTGGATATTGTAACCGCAGCAGCGATCCGTGAAATGGCAATTCCTGGTGCTCTTGCAATCATCGTACCACTTATTGTTGGTGTAGTGCTTGGTCCTGAGGCCCTTGGTGGTCTTCTTATCGGTATCATCGTTGCAGGTCTTCTCCTTGCTATGACCATGAACAATGGTGGTGGAGCATGGGATAATGCAAAGAAACTTATCGAAGATGGTGAACACGGTGGAAAAGGCTCTGAAGCTCACAAGGCAGCAGTTGTTGGTGACACCGTCGGTGACCCATTCAAGGACACATCCGGTCCTGCCCTTAACGCTCTGATCAAGGTAGTGAACATGATCGCAATCCTGTTCTCATCCCTGTTCATTGGTGCAGGTATCTTCTAA
- a CDS encoding flavodoxin family protein, with protein sequence MKVVGFVGSPRKNGNTDVLVQQVLDGAAEAGADVEKFYINEMNIRGCQGCTYCREVDGCKLKDDMSKVYDALKNADGFVFGSPIYFFQFTGQMRQMIDRCWALVNPDFTPRIEGGKKAVIVGAHGNPEPDAFKGVFDEFTQVLQLFGMDVKGTFVDVGHHAPGEVKENAELMSQAKTAGAELFK encoded by the coding sequence ATGAAAGTAGTAGGTTTCGTAGGAAGTCCAAGAAAGAATGGTAACACCGATGTACTTGTTCAGCAGGTCCTTGATGGTGCAGCAGAAGCAGGTGCGGATGTTGAGAAATTCTACATCAATGAAATGAACATAAGAGGCTGCCAGGGATGCACATACTGCAGGGAAGTTGATGGATGTAAATTGAAAGATGACATGTCAAAAGTATATGATGCCCTTAAGAATGCAGATGGTTTCGTATTCGGGTCGCCTATCTACTTCTTCCAGTTCACAGGTCAGATGCGTCAGATGATCGACCGCTGCTGGGCACTTGTAAACCCGGACTTCACACCACGCATTGAAGGTGGAAAGAAGGCTGTCATAGTCGGTGCGCATGGCAACCCGGAGCCTGATGCCTTCAAAGGAGTCTTTGATGAGTTCACACAGGTCCTTCAGCTGTTCGGTATGGATGTAAAGGGAACATTTGTGGATGTAGGCCACCACGCTCCGGGTGAAGTAAAAGAGAATGCTGAACTCATGTCACAGGCAAAGACCGCCGGTGCTGAACTCTTTAAGTGA
- a CDS encoding helix-turn-helix domain-containing protein: MTNNKETSRKKDQQYNCPVEATLDIIGGKWKPLILWQLKENTLRYNALQQTLPGISPRMLTKQLRELEEDGVIRRKMYPEIPPRVEYSLTDLGRTIIPVLESLCQWGIEHMGHRCKLE, translated from the coding sequence ATGACAAATAACAAAGAAACTTCCAGGAAAAAAGATCAGCAATACAACTGCCCCGTAGAAGCTACTCTTGACATCATAGGTGGTAAATGGAAACCACTTATCCTGTGGCAGCTAAAAGAGAATACACTACGCTATAATGCACTTCAACAAACATTACCCGGCATATCTCCCCGCATGCTTACAAAACAACTCCGGGAACTTGAAGAGGATGGAGTCATAAGACGTAAGATGTACCCGGAAATACCACCCAGGGTTGAGTATTCACTCACTGATCTTGGAAGAACGATAATTCCCGTGCTTGAATCCCTGTGCCAGTGGGGAATAGAGCACATGGGTCATAGATGTAAACTCGAATGA